CTCTCGAAACCTAAAATTTGACTGAAATACCCCAAAACATGAAATTACCAAAACaccccataaacctaaaaaatgacagaaatacctctaaaacctaaaaacttactgaaatacccctgaaacttcaaattaccaaaataccgccaaaacctaaaaaatgattgaaatatccttaaaacctaaaaactaactaaaatacccccgaaacttaaaaattaccaaaataaccttaaaaccaaaaaattgactgaaataaacctaaaaatgaccgaaatacccttgaaacctataaaatgaccaaaatacccccaaaatatataaaatgacaaaaatgcccctaaaacctatatgatgataaaaatacaccctaaacctaaaaaatgtccGAAATATCCTcaaacctagaaaatgacctaaatagccctaaacctttaaaatgaccaaatatgCCCGAagcctctaaaatgaccaaaaataatcccaaacctctaaaattaccaaaaatacccaGAATCCtataaattgaccaaaatagccCTAAACCTCTAAAACGACCAAATACCCCTTGAAAATATCTAAAGTGACCAAAATACATTTGTAACCTCTTAAATTAGCAAAATAGAGGTTTGGGTTATTTTGGatgtttcgagggtattttggtaattttttaaattctaagggtatttcaatcattttttagattacgagggcatttttgtcattttttatgttttagaggtattttagtaatttttatattttggggctatttcggtaattttaaaggttttggagttattttaggaattttaaggtttagggggtattttggtaaatttataggtttcggggtattttggtcattttttagattttgggggtatttcggttatttttttaagctctaggggtatttcgatcattttataattttctgaatttgttggtcattttttaggttttgaggttatttcaatcagttttttaggtttaggtgtaTATTTATCATCTTATAGGTTTTagggcatttttgtcattttatatatttcggggtattttagtgattttataggtttcaagagtatttcaatcattttttaggtttatggggtATTTCGGATATTTTATAGGTTTTAGggatatttttttcattttatatgtttggggagtattttgataatttttaggttttgggggtatttcagtaattttttgagtttagagggtattttggtcttttttaggtttcaggggggtatttcaattattatttttaatgttttaggggtatttcagtgattttctaggtttggggggtattttggtcatttttaggttttggggggggtattttgatcattttatttttgttttagggatattctggttttttttttttttttttggttttgggggtCTTTCggttattttttatgttttgggagtattttggtaatttttaggttttgggggtatttcggtcattttttaagtttagggtGCATTTCGGCAATTTTAGATAATTTTAGGaatactttggtcattttcaagttttagggcaatttgttaattttgattatttggtAATTGAGTAGGTTGAggtttacccataataatttAGTTGAGTTGGGTTTGAGTTAGATGTAATTAATTAAATGGGTAATAATAGGTAAATAGGTAATATTCAAACCTTACCCAATTACTTTTTACTCATTAAGAACTGGGTATTATCCAGAATAATTAGATTGGGTAGGGTTAGATATCATAACCCAATGAGTATGGCCATCCCTACTTATCAATTCATCCTTCCTTGTGTACAATTGGTCACACTCTCTCCCTCCAATTACTATCAAGTTTTCCCCTTTATCTGAAATCATCATGCATGGGCGAACTTATTCTAACTTACTGTTTTTCTATCGTTAGATTCCTAGCTATTGTTACCACTGGACTTGCATCATTTCACTAATATCTTGTCAATGATAAGTTACAATTTTACTAAAggttataattaatgaaattagattttttttttaaatatgggaATAATTGAAAGACTAAAGTAGGGACTTCATTAACTCACGTTCAAGgtgaattttttgtttggcaCAAATTGTCTTTGAAAACTTTGTAAAATAGATCTAGTGAACAGATTTTTTACACAAAGTGTAATTCAAAAgtttctttggattttttttttccgagtAGATTTTGCTAGAAACATTTGTTTTGTTGCATAGCTGTTTGGTTCTAGAAGTAGGGCATTTTCATGCAGTTTCATTATGAGGAAGTATCCGTGTTTGATGCCCAGTTGGATCTTTGAGTTTCCTAGCACCTTAACTCCCCTGgaaatttggtttttgtttagAAATGTTTTATGCTGATATTCCAATCCAAATTGGAAGATTGTGTAAGAACAATGCCACATGGGGATCTCCTTTCCGTGCTCTCTGTAGCACCCCTCACCTCTCACCTATCCCAGAGTCCCTCTCCCTAACCTAACCCAAGCTTACCAAGTACACCAAAAAATGAGCTCTCTGTAATAACCTTGCTCCCTGTTGTCCTACGAACTACCCTTTCATCCTCCCCTTTTCCCTTTCCCCCAAAAAAACATCCCCTCATGGAAGGCTCAGATCTAGTCAACCACACCAAGAAATGCTCCTTCAAATACATCCGCCTTGAGCTCCCTCcaaaccaaaacccatcctTAAACTCAGACTTGACCCTAATCGGAAAAATCATCTCTTCCAAGTCTATCGGATTGAGCATTGTAAGAGATGTTGTCCAAAAAGCATGGAAGCCTATTTTCCCCTTAGAAGTGTCTCGAATGGAAAATGATTTGTTTCTATTCCGTTTCTAACATGAAGCAGATGCCAACAAAGTCTTCCATAGAAGACCATGGTCCATTAGAGGAGGCCATCTTGTGCTTAAAAGATGGAATCCTAACTTGTCCTGGCGAGAAATAGAGTTCAACTCATCCACCATTTGGGTCCAAATCCATGGCCTTCCTTCTTTGCGGCAATCTGAAGAAAACCTCAGAAACATTGGAGCAAAAGTAGGCAAAGTCGTCGAGCTAGACTTCACCGGCGACGGAGGTGGAGATTGGAGAAGATTTACTAGAATCAGGATCGAGGTTGATTACACCAAACCTCTCATACCTGGAGTTTTTCTCCCTCGCCCAAAATCTAAATGATCTGTGGATTAGTAtaaagtatgaaattttttttgagatatgcTATAACTGTGGCATAATCAAGCATGAAGAGAAGCACTGTCAAGGGGAAACCTTCTTCCTCCAAAATCCCCACGGCGTCACTTTCTTTGCAGCTAGTTCATGGCTCAGACCAGAAAACGACCACATTCCCACCGGCGCATACCAGAAATCAAACAACCCTCAATTAGAGATGGAGGCAAAATTGAGCTACCCATCCTACCTTTACGTGTCTGGTGCCGCTGACACTTTCCAACCTGTCTAAGACGCTGCTCGGCTCAGTACCAAGCCTCCACTACCTCTGGACAGTGTACCCCAAGCCTCGTCTCCACTACCTCTAAACAATGTACCACGTCCTAACACCTGGACCGAATCCtgccaaaatttgaaaactgtGGGACTGACACACCAAGACATGGGCCCCAGTCATGAACCACCAAAAATTGCTGACCTTGGGCCCACCCACAATGCTCTTTACTTTGAAGCCCACTCACCCCTAGCCCAATCCTCCCCCCCCACCACTATCTCTGATACCCCAAACACACCTAAGCGTGCCATGAACCTTGCCTCATCAATTTCACCTCCTCCTTCTCCACAACAGTCAAACCTCACCGATCAAACAAATCCGCCCCCAGCTGCCCACGTCCTACCCATCCAACCACCACCCCAGAAGAGGAAAATCATAGATGATGAACTATCTCTCTTCACCAAAAATATAAGACAAGTTTTTGACTCTCTTGAACCAAACTACCCCACGAAAATCCATGGTGAACCTCTGAAAGCTAAAGCATGCAATAGCAACCACAGTTTGAGTTCCAGTACTACCCACCAAGACAATGAATCAAGTTCTAACTTTGATCAAACGGTCGGGGAGGCGGGCCTTACCATGCCTCCACCATCCCCATGAAGGCCCTAAGCTGGAATTGTCGAGGCATCTGCAATGCCTCGACAGTCCGAGCCTCAAAGGCTCAAATAAGAGGCATTTTGCCCGATTTTGTTGTTCTTTGTGAGATGAAAGCATCCGATAAGCGTATGAAAGAAGTGATGAACTTGCTAGGGTTCAGTTATAGGCAAGTCATAGAAGCTAAAGGCTTCGCTGGGGGCCACTGTATGATGTGGCGTGCAAATGATCTTGTGGAAGGGTTAGAGtataataaaaacatgattGCTATTCAAGTGTCTGATAAATTGTCCAAGTGGGTGTTAGTAGGTTTCTATGGACCTACCTATCCAGCAAAGAAGTCTAAAGCTTGGGGGAATCTGTCAGCCCTTCTTGAATCTTTCTCATGCCCTTGGATTTGTATTGACGATTTCAACTGCACATTAAGTCAAGATGAAAGATTTGGGGGTAGCAGAGGGAGCTCCTCAGCTGTAAACCACCTCAAAGACCTGATGTTTGAGTTTAGCATAATTGATTTGGGGTTATCAAGTAACAAGTTCACCTGGGCAAAAGGCAAATGGGGGAGAGCCACTGTGAAACGAAGATTAGATAGGGGAATCACCAACATATCTTGGAGGTTAGCTTTTCCTAATGCAAACATAGCCCACCTTGGTGTCGTTAATTTTGACCACGCTCCGCTGCTCCTAGATACATGTCTGTCAGATTCCTTAGCTCATAGACCTTTTCGTTTCATAGCAGCTTGGATTAGAAACCCAAACTGCTACTCAGTAGTGGAGAATGCTTGGTCAAAAAATGTCCAAGGATCAGAGTTCACCAAGTTGTGCAAAAAACATGAGGCAACCCGTAAGGCGCTCCGTAAATGGAACAGAGAGGTTTTTGGGCATTGCCAGTCTAGGATTAATGATCTGCTCCAAAAAATCACTGAAGTCCAAGGCCTGAATGCATCTGAGTGCACAGGAAACATTGAGTCCTGTCTCCAATTTGAATTGTCTGAATGGCTTGAGCGTAGTGAAAGTCTTTGAAGGCAAAAATCTAGGGAGCTCTGGCTCAAGGTAGGAGATAAAAACTCTTCCTTCTTCCATCTGTCAACTATCATTTGCAGGAGGCATAACAATATTGATGCTATTAAGGCTGATGATGGGACATGGATCACTGGCTCAAGAAACATCAGACAGCTATTCCTTGACAAATTCAGAGACCTCTTTTCAGAAGAAGAAGTGGATTTTCCTGACCACCTTGAGGGGCTCATTCATACTGCCATATTGGAAGATGACAATGAGCACATTTGTGGTATCCCCACTCTTGAGGAAATCAAGGCAACCCTTTTCCAGATGTAGGATCTTAAAGCCCTGGGCCCGGTCGGTTTCCCAGTGGCATTCTACAAAGCCTATTGGCCCATAGTGGGAGAAAGCCTCATCCAAGCTACCACCTCTTTCTTCCGGAATGGCTCCATGCCAAAAGAGATAAATAGCTCCCTCATCGTTCTCATTCCAAAGGTACCTTCCCCTCTAACCTTCAATAATTACCGCCCCATTAGTCTATACAATGTGGTTTACAAGATTATTTCCAAGATTTTAGTGTCTAGGATCAGACCCTTCCTACCTAAGTTGATCTCCCCAACCCAATCCGCGTTCATCCCGGATAGGTGGATCACGAAGAACCAAGTTCTGGTTCAAGAACTTATACACAGTTTCAAAACCAGGAAGATTAAATCAGGGTAGATGGCGATTAAGCTTGACCTCTAGAAGGCCTATGACAGAGTTAACTGGTCCTTCTTAAAAACTATATTATCAAAGTTTGGCTTCTGTGATGTATTTGTAAGCTGGATTCTGGCACGTGTTACCTCGGTATCCTTCGAAGTGCTAGTGAATGGTGGAAAATCAGCACAATTCAGACCAGCTAGAGGTCTAGGATAGGGTGACCCCCTCTCGCCTTACCTCTTCATAATCACCCAGGAGATCCTATCAAGAATCATTGAGCACCAACTAGC
This genomic stretch from Castanea sativa cultivar Marrone di Chiusa Pesio chromosome 9, ASM4071231v1 harbors:
- the LOC142611126 gene encoding uncharacterized protein LOC142611126 produces the protein MKALSWNCRGICNASTVRASKAQIRGILPDFVVLCEMKASDKRMKEVMNLLGFSYRQVIEAKGFAGGHCMMWRANDLVEGLEYNKNMIAIQVSDKLSKWVLVGFYGPTYPAKKSKAWGNLSALLESFSCPWICIDDFNCTLSQDERFGGSRGSSSAVNHLKDLMFEFSIIDLGLSSNKFTWAKGKWGRATVKRRLDRGITNISWRLAFPNANIAHLGVVNFDHAPLLLDTCLSDSLAHRPFRFIAAWIRNPNCYSVVENAWSKNVQGSEFTKLCKKHEATRKALRKWNREVFGHCQSRINDLLQKITEVQGLNASECTGNIESCLQFELSEWLERSESL